A portion of the Cryptomeria japonica chromosome 5, Sugi_1.0, whole genome shotgun sequence genome contains these proteins:
- the LOC131036379 gene encoding probable disease resistance protein At4g27220, whose amino-acid sequence MGDPGFITGFASYAIQLAWDQIMHHINIAIRCKKELDALKLLLPRIQAMNVELQEYRKALNSGKMSTSPHHPLPSTVNSWLNELNALLEEASDLAQYCSVRSYFYLFSRYRTSRKIRHLIDNLEKHIACAPSVAFLHQLQQHVANRQVLEQIKERLDYLNHSTSAVASASGDLFPSIYSATSNKKYIEKAVIVGQDSESNRLVELIDSQQHKNVSRLGLVGKGGAGKTLLLKRVFNSDQVQSLFRNDLMLWLTVSQNPSFNTLRDDLVKQISVQVNERLDSREEDHVKTWLNECMRKHKFALFLDDIWETSAASLLEELCVPHSPHHKSNIIIATSRTSSVVSQLGVRPSSLIEMQDLTEDDGWRLFSFYAFPHSDGILPMSIDQEIARSVCKECHGGLPLALKVIGKAMLCFLCLAAFSKGHVIYSNDAIDYWIGKGLVAGRDPLQIGDTYVILLPDRCLIEPIQKDYDGKVICFRVHDVLHDLAQQIAEKEEKCFFQASKGLQEFPMVDCAGHIRISLEENSLTRVPKEIRAPYIRSLLLSSNPSLTEIPKEVIGSMTALRVLDLSRTALQSLPENMGCLKRLVYLGLSFVPLKRLPNSVTALKNLQILDLYRSDITQLPSGISKLTSLKLLDVSFCKHLQWKPYGISRLTSLEYLDAFASSNMQWNKCRRDRLPISDLGTLNKLKRLGLHNNGEIIQKGMLGTMNQVEYLCMHLTVVKLRKLEQLPIVEEAALPSLKTLTIMKCEALQRLPQCYWNLKSVEKIRVYGCSKVLFVMAEEESLIKTKIKVQTITLSTIETQTSEERYHDILQGGEHFYYGEFWCSEMFQLFAGINRFYLF is encoded by the exons ATGGGTGACCCTGGCTTCATCACTGGATTTGCTAGTTATGCTATTCAGTTGGCTTGGGATCAGATAATGCATCACATCAACATTGCCATCCGATGCAAGAAAGAGTTGGATGCCCTCAAACTTCTGCTTCCCAGAATTCAAGCAATGAATGTGGAATTGCAGGAGTATCGAAAAGCTTTGAACTCTGGCAAAATGAGTACGTCACCTCACCATCCTTTGCCCTCCACAGTCAACAGCTGGTTGAACGAATTGAATGCCCTTCTGGAGGAAGCATCTGATTTGGCCCAGTACTGCAGTGTACGCTCATACTTTTATCTCTTTTCTCGTTACAGAACGAGCAGAAAGATCAGGCACCTCATTGACAATCTAGAAAAGCATATAGCCTGCGCACCTTCTGTTGCTTTTCTGCACCAACTGCAGCAGCATGTCGCGAATCGGCAAGTGCTTGAGCAGATTAAAGAGAGATTGGATTATCTTAATCATAGTACTTCAGCAGTGGCCAGCGCATCTGGAGATCTCTTTCCATCCATTTATTCGGCCACTTCCAACAAGAAGTATATTGAGAAGGCAGTCATTGTGGGACAGGATTCTGAATCAAACAGACTTGTGGAGCTGATTGATTCACAGCAGCACAAAAATGTGTCTCGTTTAGGACTAGTTGGGAAGGGTGGGGCCGGTAAGACTCTGTTACTCAAACGAGTCTTCAACAGTGACCAGGTACAGAGTCTCTTTCGCAATGATTTGATGCTTTGGCTTACTGTTTCACAGAATCCATCTTTCAATACTCTCCGAGACGATCTTGTGAAACAAATATCTGTTCAAGTAAATGAAAGATTGGACAGTAGAGAGGAAGACCATGTGAAAACATGGTTGAATGAATGCATGAGAAAGCACAAATTTGCCCTATTTTTAGATGATATTTGGGAAACAAGTGCAGCCTCGCTGTTAGAGGAGCTATGTGTGCCCCATTCTCCACACCACAAGTCTAACATCATCATTGCCACTTCCAGAACTAGTAGTGTGGTCTCACAGTTGGGTGTTCGGCCTTCATCACTCATCGAAATGCAAGATTTGACTGAGGACGACGGTTGGAGATTGTTTTCTTTCTATGCATTTCCACACAGCGATGGAATTTTGCCCATGAGCATTGACCAAGAAATAGCGAGGAGTGTCTGCAAGGAGTGTCATGGGGGCCTTCCGTTAGCCCTCAAAGTAATTGGGAAGGCAATG TTGTGCTTCCTCTGCCTTGCTGCTTTCTCAAAAGGTCATGTCATCTATTCTAATGATGCCATTGACTACTGGATTGGAAAAGGGTTGGTGGCCGGAAGGGATCCTCTTCAAATAGGAGACACATACGTCATTCTGTTACCGGATCGATGCCTTATTGAACCAATCCAGAAGGATTATGACGGAAAGGTAATCTGCTTCAGGGTACATGATGTTCTGCATgacttagcacaacaaattgctgagaaGGAAGAAAAATGCTTCTTCCAGGCAAGCAAAGGCTTACAGGAGTTTCCTATGGTCGATTGCGCAGGACATATCAGAATTTCATTAGAAGAGAACAGTTTGACTAGGGTTCCTAAAGAAATCCGAGCTCCTTATATCCGCTCCCTGCTACTCTCTTCTAATCCTTCTTTGACAGAAATTCCAAAAGAAGTGATTGGGAGTATGACCGCTCTCAGGGTCCTGGATTTGTCACGGACTGCCCTCCAGTCGTTGCCAGAAAACATGGGATGTTTGAAGCGTTTAGTTTACCTCGGGTTATCCTTTGTGCCACTCAAGAGACTGCCCAACTCTGTCACTGCTCTTAAAAACCTGCAAATATTAGATCTTTATCGATCTGATATTACACAACTCCCGTCCGGCATTTCTAAGTTGACTTCTCTAAAACTGTTGGACGTTAGTTTCTGCAAACATCTGCAGTGGAAGCCTTATGGGATCTCACGCCTTACGTCCCTGGAGTACCTGGATGCATTTGCTTCTTCAAATATGCAGTGGAACAAGTGCAGAAGGGATCGGCTTCCAATTAGTGATTTGGGCACCCTAAACAAACTGAAAAGGTTGGGGCTCCATAATAATGGTGAGATAATTCAGAAAGGAATGTTGGGAACCATGAATCAGGTGGAATATCTATGTATGCATCTGACGG TGGTGAAGCTGAGGAAGCTGGAGCAGCTGCCAATAGTGGAAGAAGCAGCACTGCCTTCACTTAAAACATTGACAATAATGAAGTGTGAGGCATTGCAGAGGCTACCACAGTGTTATTGGAATTTGAAGAGTGTAGAGAAGATAAGAGTGTATGGTTGTTCAAAGGTTCTATTTGTCATGGCAGAGGAAGAAAGCTTAATCAAGACAAAGATTAAGGTGCAAACAATAACATTATCTACGATAGAAACTCAAACATCGGAAGAACGGTATCATGATATTCTTCAGGGGGGTGAACATTTTTATTATGGTGAATTTTGGTGTAGTGAGATGTTTCAGCTTTTTGCTGGCATTAATCGATTTTATTTGTTCTga